A single genomic interval of Heliangelus exortis chromosome 11, bHelExo1.hap1, whole genome shotgun sequence harbors:
- the CSK gene encoding tyrosine-protein kinase CSK yields the protein MSGMQAVWPSGTECIAKYNFHGTAEQDLPFSKGDVLTIVAVTKDPNWYKAKNKVGREGIIPANYVQKREGVKAGIKLSLMPWFHGKITREQAERLLYPPETGLFLVRESTNYPGDYTLCVSCEGKVEHYRIIYSSSKLSIDEEVYFENLMQLVEHYTTDADGLCTRLIKPKVMEGTVAAQDEFSRSGWALNMKDLKLLQIIGKGEFGDVMLGDYRGNKVAVKCIKNDATAQAFLAEASVMTQLRHSNLVQLLGVIVEEKSGLYIVTEYMAKGSLVDYLRSRGRSVLGADCLLKFSLDVCEAMEYLEANNFVHRDLAARNVLVSEDNIAKVSDFGLTKEASSTQDTGKLPVKWTAPEALREKKFSTKSDVWSFGILLWEIYSFGRVPYPRIPLKDVVPRVEKGYKMDAPDGCPAVVYEVMKKCWTLDPGHRPSFHQLREQLVHIKEKELYL from the exons ATGTCAGGGATGCAG gCCGTTTGGCCATCTGGTACAGAATGTATTGCCAAGTACAACTTCCACGGTACCGCCgagcaggacctgcccttcagCAAAGGAGATGTCCTTACCATAGTGGCTGTCACCAAG GATCCCAACTGGTACAAGGCAAAGAACAAGGTGGGCCGGGAGGGCATCATCCCTGCTAACTACGtgcagaagagggaaggagTGAAGGCTGGGATCAAGCTCAGCCTCATGCC GTGGTTTCACGGGAAGATCACGCGGGAGCAGGCGGAGAGGCTGCTGTACCCCCCCGAGACGGGGCTGTTCCTGGTGCGGGAGAGCACCAACTACCCCGGGGACTACACCCTCTGTGTCAGCTGTGAGGGGAAGGTGGAGCACTACCGCATCATCTACTCCTCCAGCAAGCTGAGCATCGACGAGGAGGTCTACTTCGAAAACCTCATGCAGCTGGTGGAG CATTACACCACGGACGCGGATGGGCTCTGCACCCGCCTCATCAAACCCAAGGTGATGGAGGGGACGGTGGCAGCACAGGACGAATTCTCCCGCA GTGGCTGGGCCCTCAACATGAAGGACCTCAAGTTGCTGCAGATCATTGGCAAAGGGGAATTCGGAG ATGTGATGTTGGGGGATTACCGGGGCAACAAAGTCGCCGTGAAGTGCATTAAAAACGACGCCACAGCTCAAGCCTTCCTGGCGGAGGCGTCTGTCATGAC GCAGCTCCGACACAGCAACCtggtgcagctcctgggggtgaTAGTGGAAGAGAAGAGCGGCCTTTACATCGTCACTGAGTACATGGCCAAG GGCAGCCTCGTGGACTACCTGCGGTCGCGTGGGCGGTCGGTCCTTGGTGCAGATTGCCTGCTGAAGTTCTCCTT AGATGTCTGTGAAGCCATGGAATACCTGGAAGCCAACAACTTTGTCCACCGGGACCTGGCTGCGAGGAACGTCCTGGTCTCGGAGGACAACATAGCAAAGGTCAGCGATTTTGGGTTGACCAAGGAAGCCTCCTCCACACAGGACACAGGGAAGCTGCCCGTGAAGTGGACAGCCCCAGAAGCACTTAGAGAAAAG aAATTCTCCACCAAGTCGGACGTGTGGAGTTTCGGGATCCTCCTCTGGGAAATCTACTCCTTCGGGCGAGTGCCTTATCCGAGAATC CCCCTGAAGGACGTGGTACCCCGGGTGGAGAAGGGCTATAAGATGGATGCTCCCGACGGATGCCCTGCCGTGGTCTACGAGGTGATGAAGAAGTGCTGGACCCTTGACCCCGGCCACCGGCCCTCCTTCCACCAGCTCCGGGAACAGCTAGTGCATATCAAAGAGAAGGAGCTCTACCTGTGA